One Chordicoccus furentiruminis DNA window includes the following coding sequences:
- the mutS gene encoding DNA mismatch repair protein MutS: MALSPMMQEYLTTKEKYKDCILMYRIGDFFEMFFDDAKLVSRELELTLTGKDCGLEERAPMCGVPFHAVDSYVARLVSKGYKVALCDQVEDPKQAKGLVKREVTRIVTPGTNMDQSFQDAGRNNYLMSVVCTEDRYGIATSDISTGEFLLTETDSLARLKDEIGKLAPSEIICNEPVLMSGLDTEDLKGRLGIMVHALDDRYFEDESCEMTLRDHFHVASMEGLGIREFPCGIAAAGALLKYLFETQKTDLSHITQITSYRTNASMVLGSATMRNLELTETLREKEKKGSLLWVLDRTKTAMGARLLRKWIEQPLIHRKEIDGRLDAVEAVFNNEISAAELREYLGPVYDLERLCGRLSFRSANPRDLVALRSSLQMLPPIRSMLKEFPCALFARFDEKFDPLDDLCQLLTDAIADDPPMAMKEGGIIRDGYSEEVDTYRKARTDGHQWLADLEARERERTGIHTLRVKYNRVFGYCIEVSNSFRDKVPPDYVRKQTLVSGERYTTQELKELENRILGAEDHLNSLEYSIFDSVRSTALEAIVRIQKTAHIVAQIDVLQSFAFVARRSGYTRPVIREDGVINIKDGRHPVVERMMTGSSGFVPNDTKLDNRSKRLSIITGPNMAGKSTYMRQTALIVLMAQIGSFVPASSAEIGIVDRIFTRVGASDDLASGQSTFMVEMTEVANILRNATANSLLILDEIGRGTSTFDGLALAWAIIEYIADRRLIGAKTLFATHYHELTELEGKIDGVNNYCIAVRESGDGIVFLRKIIRGGADKSYGIQVARLAGVPEAVLTRADELVGQLSQADITGAVETMAVSQKKKAKPVHYDDVDMGQMSFFSTVSDDDVLKELREIDIQTLTPIDALNELYRLQNKLKNRWKNGSKEGERS, from the coding sequence ATGGCATTATCCCCGATGATGCAGGAATATCTGACGACAAAGGAAAAATATAAGGACTGCATCCTGATGTACCGCATCGGTGATTTCTTCGAGATGTTCTTCGACGATGCGAAGCTGGTTTCAAGAGAACTCGAACTGACGCTGACAGGCAAGGACTGCGGCCTTGAGGAACGCGCCCCCATGTGCGGGGTGCCTTTTCATGCCGTTGATTCGTATGTGGCCCGTCTCGTCAGCAAGGGATACAAGGTCGCGCTCTGCGACCAGGTAGAGGACCCGAAGCAGGCAAAGGGACTGGTGAAGCGGGAAGTGACCCGCATCGTGACGCCGGGCACCAACATGGATCAGTCATTTCAGGACGCCGGACGCAACAACTATCTGATGTCCGTCGTCTGCACGGAGGACCGGTACGGGATCGCCACGTCGGATATCTCGACAGGTGAATTTCTCCTGACCGAGACGGACAGCCTCGCCCGTCTGAAGGACGAGATCGGGAAACTGGCGCCGTCGGAGATTATCTGCAACGAGCCGGTCCTGATGTCCGGCCTCGACACAGAGGACCTGAAAGGACGTCTGGGCATCATGGTCCATGCCCTCGACGACCGTTATTTCGAGGATGAATCCTGTGAGATGACGCTTCGGGACCACTTCCATGTCGCTTCGATGGAAGGGCTCGGTATCCGGGAATTTCCCTGCGGCATCGCGGCGGCCGGCGCGCTTCTGAAATATCTCTTTGAGACCCAGAAGACGGATCTGAGCCATATCACCCAGATCACCTCCTACCGCACCAATGCCTCGATGGTGCTCGGATCCGCGACGATGCGGAACCTGGAACTGACGGAGACACTCCGCGAGAAGGAGAAGAAGGGATCGCTTCTCTGGGTGCTTGACCGGACGAAAACCGCCATGGGCGCGCGCCTCCTCCGGAAATGGATCGAGCAGCCTCTGATTCACAGGAAGGAAATCGACGGGCGGCTCGACGCCGTCGAGGCCGTCTTCAATAACGAAATCTCCGCCGCTGAGCTCAGGGAGTATCTCGGCCCGGTCTACGATCTGGAACGGCTCTGCGGACGGCTCAGCTTCAGGAGCGCCAATCCGAGGGATCTGGTGGCCCTCCGGAGCTCGCTGCAGATGCTTCCGCCGATCCGGTCGATGCTGAAGGAATTTCCCTGTGCGCTGTTCGCCCGCTTCGACGAAAAATTCGACCCGCTCGACGATCTCTGCCAACTGCTGACGGACGCCATCGCGGACGATCCTCCGATGGCGATGAAGGAGGGAGGCATCATCCGGGACGGCTACTCGGAGGAGGTCGACACCTACCGGAAGGCACGGACGGACGGCCACCAGTGGCTGGCCGATCTGGAGGCAAGAGAAAGGGAGCGCACCGGCATCCACACACTGAGGGTCAAGTACAACCGGGTCTTCGGGTACTGCATCGAGGTTTCCAATTCCTTCAGGGACAAGGTTCCCCCGGACTATGTCCGGAAGCAGACACTGGTCAGCGGCGAGCGCTACACCACGCAGGAGCTGAAGGAACTGGAGAACCGGATTCTTGGCGCCGAGGATCATCTGAACTCACTTGAATACTCGATATTCGACAGCGTCCGGAGCACTGCACTCGAGGCCATCGTCCGGATCCAGAAAACCGCCCATATTGTCGCACAGATCGATGTGCTTCAGTCCTTCGCCTTTGTCGCCCGGCGCAGCGGCTACACAAGGCCGGTGATCCGGGAAGACGGTGTCATTAATATCAAAGACGGCCGTCATCCGGTGGTAGAACGCATGATGACCGGAAGCAGCGGCTTCGTGCCGAACGATACGAAGCTGGACAACCGCTCGAAGCGGCTCTCCATCATCACCGGTCCGAATATGGCCGGCAAGTCCACCTACATGCGGCAGACCGCTCTCATTGTGCTGATGGCGCAGATCGGAAGCTTTGTTCCCGCCTCTTCCGCCGAAATCGGCATCGTGGACCGGATCTTCACCCGGGTCGGCGCCTCGGACGACCTCGCGAGCGGGCAGAGTACTTTTATGGTTGAGATGACCGAGGTCGCGAACATTCTCCGAAACGCCACCGCCAACAGCCTGCTGATTCTGGACGAAATCGGCCGCGGCACCTCCACCTTCGACGGCCTTGCCCTCGCCTGGGCGATCATCGAGTACATCGCCGACCGCCGCCTGATCGGAGCAAAGACGCTGTTCGCCACTCACTATCACGAGCTGACCGAGCTGGAGGGGAAGATTGACGGAGTCAACAACTACTGCATCGCAGTCCGGGAGAGCGGAGACGGCATCGTCTTTCTCCGGAAGATCATCCGCGGGGGCGCGGACAAGAGCTACGGAATTCAGGTAGCCCGTCTGGCCGGCGTCCCGGAAGCGGTGCTGACCCGCGCCGACGAGCTGGTCGGCCAGCTCTCTCAGGCAGACATCACCGGAGCTGTGGAGACAATGGCCGTCTCCCAGAAAAAGAAGGCGAAGCCGGTGCACTACGACGACGTGGATATGGGCCAGATGTCCTTCTTCAGCACGGTATCGGACGATGATGTGCTGAAGGAACTGCGGGAGATCGACATTCAGACACTGACACCCATCGACGCGCTGAACGAGCTGTACCGGCTTCAGAACAAACTGAAAAACCGGTGGAAAAACGGTTCGAAGGAAGGGGAGAGGTCCTAA